A stretch of DNA from Granulicella pectinivorans:
GGGTGACGGACGCCATGGAGATTCCTCGAAAGAAAACAATGGGATCTCGCCGATCTCCGTGGGTGGGAGCCCGGCGAGTGGGATCAGTATAGAGATCGAAGCAAATTGTTGTCGTGACTCACCGTTTGACACCGGGAATCTAGAGGGGAAGCGCGAGAACGGCACCCCAGTTCAGCCCGACTCCGAAGGCGGAGAACATCAGTGGCGCCGCGAGTGGGGCCGGGTTGGCGGTGCGCCACTCGTCGGCGGCGATGAGCATGGAGGCGGAGCTGGTGTTGCCGTAGTGCTGGATATTGGCGAAGAAGCATTCGACCGGAACCTTGAGGGTCTGGGCGATGCGGGAGAAGAAGTTGGAGTTCGCCTGATGAAGCAGAAATGTGCCGATCTCGCTTGCCTTCATCGTGTTGCGGTCAAGGAGCTCGGCCATGGCCTGGGGCATACGGCGTGTGGCATGCCGGATGATGACAGACCCATCCATGGCGATGCGGTTGTTCTGGATGGTAAGGGCTTCCGCCGAGTTCCCGTCCGTATGGAGACAGGAGTCGGTGATCTGCGCAAACCCTTCTGTCGGTGAAACGACACAGGCTCCGGCCCCGTCGCCGAAGAGGATGGCGGTGTTGCGGCCCTCGGGGGTAGGTTCAATGCGCCGCGACATGATCTCGGCTCCGAGGACGAGGATGTTCCCAATGCCATCGGCGAGCCGCGAGGCCAGAGCGAGGCCAGCTAAAGACCCGGCACTGGCGATGGGGAGGTCGAGCGCGGGTGTAGCGCTGA
This window harbors:
- a CDS encoding 3-oxoacyl-ACP synthase III family protein, giving the protein MAFLRAFGSSLPERIVTNEELAPQLGVSPDWIFSQSGIRQRRYACTDETVATLGHRAAQQCLEKAALKAEDLGMILVASGSADRFCPGPASSIAALLGLSATPALDLPIASAGSLAGLALASRLADGIGNILVLGAEIMSRRIEPTPEGRNTAILFGDGAGACVVSPTEGFAQITDSCLHTDGNSAEALTIQNNRIAMDGSVIIRHATRRMPQAMAELLDRNTMKASEIGTFLLHQANSNFFSRIAQTLKVPVECFFANIQHYGNTSSASMLIAADEWRTANPAPLAAPLMFSAFGVGLNWGAVLALPL